From a region of the Synechococcus sp. RS9916 genome:
- a CDS encoding DUF2993 domain-containing protein translates to MLMSEPITSSGPILQLLANGLNLWIRRQCDEVDDLNLVLNGSALQLLRGHLKGVQLEGRLVTFQGLPIHRASLQSGALHLNLKPSQPGQILQLQEPFQLNGSVTMRGNDLNRALLTERWRWLGDWLAEQLMGLTTLGNLAIDNDSLVLTAPVINEAEVVSKRFKLDAAGGTVRILRMEGDGEVRLPMDPNIKIEEAHLKAGHLHLKGQAAVTP, encoded by the coding sequence ATGCTGATGAGCGAACCCATCACCAGTTCAGGGCCGATCCTGCAGCTGTTGGCCAACGGCCTCAATCTCTGGATCCGCCGCCAATGCGACGAGGTCGACGATCTCAATCTGGTGCTCAACGGCTCAGCACTGCAATTGCTGCGTGGCCATCTCAAGGGAGTGCAACTGGAAGGGCGGCTGGTCACCTTTCAAGGCCTTCCCATTCACCGCGCCTCGTTGCAAAGCGGTGCCCTGCACCTCAATCTCAAACCCAGCCAACCGGGGCAGATCCTGCAACTGCAGGAGCCCTTCCAACTGAATGGTTCCGTGACGATGCGCGGCAACGATCTGAACCGTGCCTTGCTGACCGAGCGCTGGCGCTGGCTGGGAGACTGGCTAGCCGAGCAACTGATGGGGTTGACCACTCTGGGCAACCTCGCCATCGACAACGACAGCCTTGTATTGACGGCTCCGGTGATCAATGAGGCTGAGGTGGTGAGCAAGCGGTTCAAGCTTGATGCGGCAGGAGGCACCGTGCGAATCCTGAGGATGGAAGGCGACGGTGAAGTTCGCTTACCCATGGACCCGAACATCAAGATCGAAGAAGCCCATCTCAAGGCTGGCCATCTGCATCTCAAGGGCCAAGCGGCCGTGACGCCCTGA
- a CDS encoding phosphatidate cytidylyltransferase: MQSVSRQRLVSGLGAGLFGLVVVGLGGWWFTVALGVIVHLGLLEFFRMAQCTGIRPAAKTTLVVVQLLLISTQWDLTGGLPSHLASAVLPLSGAAICGWLLLQPVTGSIADIASSIFGLFYLGFLPSHWLRLRQLSDPQLLPSGPQWLSAGLVITLMACLMIVASDIGSYLVGRRFGRLPLSPISPGKTIEGALGGLVASVAVGVTFAFWMQWPWALLSGGVLGALVALFALVGDLTESMMKRDAGLKDSGDALPGHGGILDRIDSYLFTPAVVYYAVTLLLPQLSG; this comes from the coding sequence ATGCAGAGCGTCTCTCGGCAGCGCTTGGTCAGTGGTCTTGGTGCCGGCCTGTTTGGGCTCGTGGTGGTGGGCCTAGGTGGTTGGTGGTTCACCGTGGCTTTGGGCGTGATTGTGCACCTCGGCCTGTTGGAGTTTTTCCGCATGGCGCAGTGCACCGGCATTCGCCCCGCCGCCAAAACCACCTTGGTGGTGGTTCAACTGCTGCTCATCAGCACCCAGTGGGATCTCACCGGTGGACTGCCGTCCCATCTGGCCTCCGCCGTGTTGCCACTCTCCGGTGCAGCCATCTGTGGCTGGCTTTTGCTGCAGCCCGTCACAGGCTCGATCGCTGATATCGCCTCGTCGATTTTTGGTCTGTTTTATCTCGGTTTTTTGCCCAGTCATTGGTTGCGCCTGCGCCAGTTGAGTGATCCCCAACTGCTCCCTTCCGGTCCCCAGTGGCTCTCTGCGGGGTTGGTGATCACCTTGATGGCCTGTTTGATGATCGTGGCTAGCGATATCGGCTCTTATCTGGTGGGGCGTCGCTTTGGGCGGCTTCCCCTATCCCCGATTTCGCCGGGAAAAACGATTGAAGGGGCTCTCGGAGGTCTAGTCGCGTCCGTAGCTGTTGGCGTGACTTTTGCCTTCTGGATGCAATGGCCTTGGGCTCTCTTGAGCGGCGGGGTCCTCGGCGCGTTGGTGGCCTTGTTTGCCCTAGTGGGAGATCTCACCGAATCGATGATGAAACGGGATGCCGGTTTGAAGGATTCCGGAGATGCATTGCCCGGGCATGGCGGAATTTTGGATCGCATCGATAGTTATCTGTTTACGCCTGCTGTTGTGTATTACGCCGTGACACTGTTGTTGCCCCAACTCTCGGGCTAG
- a CDS encoding lysine decarboxylase: MDTPLLPLLRTRRGSRLHLPAHGGGSGLAPGLRAVLRLRPGHWDLPELPEIGGPLEADGAVVESQRAAAAAFGADHCWYGVNGATGMLQAALLAMAKPGQSLLLPRNSHRSLLQACALGGIHPLLFDLPFLPDRGHVAAVDHSWLERVLTSSALQSHQPVGAVLVQPTYNGYAVDPAPLIERLHQRGLPVLVDEAHGSHFLPGVDPSLPASALRVGADLVVHSLHKSSTGLGQTAVLWHQGQRVDPDAVARSLGWLQTTSPSALLLASCEASLEDWTTRAGLRRLSRRLAQARALADQLRDRQLPLLDTADPLRLIWHTAAVGISGLDADEWLMARGLVGELPEPGCLTFCLGMATRPGLQRSMVRHWHGLLQHLGQARPLPPFTAPPIPLITSPAMECGEAWRAPSRAVPWADALGGIAAQLVCPYPPGIPLIVPGERLDQARVAWIEQLRQFWPDQISGRVRIVA, from the coding sequence GTGGACACGCCCCTGCTCCCCTTGTTGCGGACTCGTCGCGGTTCGCGTTTGCACCTGCCTGCCCACGGTGGCGGCTCTGGGCTGGCTCCGGGATTACGCGCTGTGCTTCGCTTGCGGCCCGGGCACTGGGATCTTCCTGAATTGCCAGAAATCGGCGGCCCGTTAGAAGCCGATGGGGCTGTTGTTGAGAGTCAGCGTGCAGCGGCCGCCGCGTTTGGTGCCGATCACTGCTGGTATGGCGTCAACGGTGCCACCGGCATGCTCCAAGCCGCCCTCTTGGCGATGGCCAAGCCTGGGCAGTCGTTGTTGTTGCCGCGTAACAGCCACCGCAGCTTGCTTCAGGCCTGCGCTCTTGGTGGCATTCACCCCCTGCTGTTTGACCTGCCCTTTTTGCCTGACCGTGGTCACGTGGCGGCAGTTGACCACAGCTGGCTGGAGCGTGTGCTCACATCGTCCGCACTCCAGAGCCACCAACCCGTGGGTGCCGTGTTGGTGCAGCCCACCTACAACGGCTATGCGGTGGATCCCGCGCCCTTGATCGAGCGTCTGCATCAGCGAGGCCTGCCGGTGCTGGTGGATGAGGCCCATGGCAGCCATTTCCTGCCAGGAGTGGACCCCAGCCTTCCAGCGTCTGCTCTGCGTGTCGGTGCCGACTTGGTGGTGCATTCCCTGCACAAGTCCTCCACAGGGCTTGGCCAAACGGCTGTGTTGTGGCACCAGGGGCAGCGGGTGGATCCAGACGCTGTTGCTCGCAGTCTCGGTTGGCTGCAGACCACCAGTCCCAGTGCTCTGCTGCTGGCCTCGTGTGAGGCCTCGCTTGAGGATTGGACCACCCGCGCCGGTTTGCGTCGTCTGTCTCGGCGTCTTGCGCAGGCCCGTGCGTTGGCTGATCAGCTGCGGGACCGACAGCTTCCCTTGCTGGACACCGCCGATCCCCTCCGGCTGATCTGGCACACCGCTGCAGTGGGCATTAGTGGACTGGATGCCGATGAATGGCTGATGGCCAGGGGCCTTGTCGGCGAACTGCCGGAACCGGGTTGTCTCACGTTCTGCTTAGGCATGGCGACTAGGCCTGGCTTGCAGCGCTCCATGGTTCGCCACTGGCATGGTCTGCTGCAACACCTCGGGCAGGCTCGGCCTTTGCCTCCCTTCACGGCTCCTCCCATTCCCCTGATCACCTCCCCGGCGATGGAGTGTGGAGAGGCTTGGCGTGCGCCCAGTCGCGCGGTGCCGTGGGCCGATGCCTTGGGCGGGATTGCAGCCCAGCTGGTGTGTCCCTACCCCCCGGGTATTCCCTTGATCGTCCCTGGAGAACGTCTTGACCAGGCGCGAGTGGCGTGGATTGAACAGCTGCGCCAGTTTTGGCCTGATCAGATCAGCGGTAGGGTAAGGATTGTGGCCTGA
- a CDS encoding AarF/ABC1/UbiB kinase family protein — MAARAEKANEASPDLRYQPGRDARWLLLRPWIVIPRLIQILWALLGLVVSVVLRGGSKDPEVQRKLARTLLKTLTNLGPCFIKVGQALSTRPDLIRRDWLDELTRLQDDLPAFDHGIALATIQEELGAPVDQLFEEFPSQPVAAASLGQVYRARLHGQHWVAVKVQRPNLAFILRRDMVLIRSLGVLVAPLLPLNLGFGLGEIIDEFGRSLFEEIDYEREADNADRFSALFADNPAVTIPRVERLLTARRVLTTSWIHGTKLRDRQELRAQRLDPSALIRTGVISGLQQLLEFGYFHADPHPGNLFALSGRTGELGHVAYVDFGMMDSISDSDRLTLTGAVVHLINRDFEALAGDFQQLGFLAPNADLAPIIPALEEVLGGSLGDAVGSFNFKAITDRFSELMYDYPFRVPARFALIIRAVVSQEGLALRLDPEFKIIAVAYPYVAKRLLAGDTREMREKLMEVIFDREGQLRIERLESLLQVVGESGSGPGLELIPVAGAGIKLLLGKDGGDLRRRLLLTLIKDDRLSTADLRALGSMLGRTFAPGRMAGTMLQKLNPLAAA; from the coding sequence ATGGCTGCCAGAGCAGAGAAGGCCAACGAAGCCAGCCCTGATCTGCGCTACCAACCAGGACGCGACGCCCGCTGGCTGCTGCTGCGTCCGTGGATCGTGATTCCGCGCTTGATCCAGATCCTCTGGGCCTTGCTGGGCTTGGTTGTGAGCGTGGTGCTCCGCGGTGGCAGCAAGGATCCAGAGGTGCAGCGGAAACTGGCACGAACGCTTCTCAAAACCCTGACCAACCTGGGGCCTTGTTTCATCAAGGTGGGGCAAGCGCTCTCCACGCGACCGGATTTGATCCGAAGAGACTGGCTCGACGAGCTCACCCGCCTTCAGGACGACCTACCTGCCTTTGATCACGGGATCGCCCTCGCCACAATTCAGGAAGAGCTGGGTGCCCCTGTCGACCAGCTGTTTGAAGAGTTCCCAAGCCAACCGGTAGCGGCGGCAAGTCTCGGCCAGGTCTACCGAGCCCGTCTGCATGGGCAGCACTGGGTGGCCGTGAAGGTGCAGCGCCCCAATCTCGCCTTCATCCTGCGCCGCGACATGGTGCTGATCCGCAGCCTCGGAGTGCTGGTGGCACCACTGCTGCCGTTGAACCTTGGCTTTGGCCTCGGCGAAATCATCGATGAATTCGGTCGCAGCCTGTTCGAAGAAATCGATTACGAACGGGAAGCCGACAACGCCGATCGATTTTCTGCCTTGTTCGCGGACAATCCAGCTGTGACCATTCCGCGGGTCGAACGCCTGCTCACCGCAAGGCGGGTGCTCACCACCAGCTGGATCCATGGCACCAAACTTCGCGACCGGCAGGAATTGCGTGCGCAGCGCCTCGATCCCAGTGCACTGATCCGAACAGGCGTGATCAGTGGTTTGCAGCAATTGCTCGAGTTTGGTTATTTCCACGCCGATCCCCACCCCGGAAATCTGTTTGCCCTCAGTGGCCGAACGGGGGAGCTGGGCCATGTGGCCTATGTGGATTTCGGGATGATGGATTCGATCAGCGACAGCGACCGCCTCACCCTGACTGGTGCCGTTGTGCACCTGATCAATCGCGACTTCGAAGCGCTGGCAGGGGATTTCCAACAATTGGGATTTCTGGCCCCCAACGCGGATCTGGCCCCAATCATTCCAGCGTTAGAGGAGGTGCTGGGGGGCAGCCTTGGAGACGCCGTTGGGTCGTTCAACTTCAAAGCGATCACCGACCGCTTTTCGGAACTGATGTACGACTACCCGTTTCGGGTCCCGGCACGGTTTGCCCTGATCATCCGAGCCGTCGTCAGCCAGGAAGGCTTAGCGCTTCGGCTGGATCCAGAGTTCAAGATCATTGCAGTGGCCTATCCCTACGTGGCCAAACGACTGCTGGCGGGTGACACCCGCGAGATGCGCGAAAAGTTGATGGAGGTGATCTTCGATCGCGAAGGGCAGCTGCGTATTGAACGGCTGGAAAGCCTGCTTCAGGTGGTCGGCGAAAGCGGATCAGGTCCGGGACTGGAACTGATCCCCGTCGCCGGAGCAGGGATCAAGCTCTTGCTCGGAAAAGACGGTGGTGATTTGCGCCGTCGCTTATTGCTGACCTTGATCAAAGACGACCGTCTCAGCACGGCAGACCTACGCGCTCTTGGATCAATGCTTGGGCGGACCTTCGCCCCAGGCCGAATGGCCGGCACGATGCTGCAAAAACTGAATCCGCTTGCGGCGGCCTGA
- a CDS encoding RpoD/SigA family RNA polymerase sigma factor, with the protein MAPLSLLPDADLVRSYLRDIGRVPLLSHQQEITLGRQVQDLMELEALESELKSESGEDVVAPEALAKKAGLSGVQLKRKLQAGRRAKERMVAANLRLVVSVAKKYTKRNMELLDLIQEGTIGLVRGVEKFDPTRGYKFSTYAYWWIRQGITRAIAEKSRTIRLPIHITEMLNKLKKGQRELSQELGRTPTVTELAEFVELPEEEVKDLMCRARQPVSLEMKVGDGDDTELLELLSGDGELPSEQVESECLKGDLRDLLEQLPELQRKVLRMRYGMNGEDPMSLTGIAKTLKMSRDRTRRLEREGLEMLRNGDSQLEAYVAI; encoded by the coding sequence ATGGCGCCCCTGTCCCTGCTCCCTGATGCAGATCTGGTGCGTTCGTATCTGCGGGATATCGGTCGTGTGCCGCTGCTGAGTCACCAGCAGGAGATCACGCTGGGTCGTCAGGTGCAGGACCTGATGGAACTGGAGGCTCTGGAGTCAGAGCTGAAGAGCGAAAGCGGCGAGGATGTGGTGGCACCCGAAGCCCTGGCGAAGAAGGCTGGATTAAGTGGTGTGCAGCTGAAGCGGAAGCTGCAGGCAGGGCGTCGTGCCAAGGAGCGGATGGTGGCCGCCAACCTGCGCCTGGTCGTGAGCGTCGCGAAGAAATACACCAAGCGGAACATGGAACTGCTGGATCTGATCCAGGAGGGAACGATCGGCCTGGTGCGGGGTGTGGAGAAGTTCGACCCCACCCGCGGCTACAAGTTCAGCACCTATGCGTATTGGTGGATCCGTCAGGGGATCACGCGGGCGATTGCGGAGAAGAGCCGCACGATCCGGCTGCCGATTCACATCACCGAGATGCTGAACAAGCTGAAGAAAGGGCAGCGTGAGCTGAGCCAGGAACTGGGGCGGACCCCCACGGTCACAGAGCTGGCGGAATTTGTGGAGCTGCCGGAAGAGGAGGTGAAAGACCTGATGTGCCGGGCCCGTCAGCCGGTGAGCCTGGAGATGAAGGTGGGCGATGGGGATGACACCGAACTGCTGGAGCTGCTGTCGGGTGATGGTGAGCTGCCGAGCGAGCAGGTGGAAAGTGAGTGCCTGAAGGGCGACCTGCGGGATCTGCTGGAGCAGCTGCCGGAGCTGCAGCGGAAGGTGTTGCGGATGCGTTATGGGATGAATGGCGAGGATCCGATGAGCCTCACAGGCATTGCCAAGACCTTAAAGATGAGTCGCGATCGCACCCGTCGCCTGGAACGGGAAGGTCTCGAGATGCTCCGCAATGGTGACTCCCAGCTTGAGGCTTATGTCGCGATTTGA
- a CDS encoding response regulator transcription factor yields MSQVTSTASIAPVGTARLLVVEDDDSIRETVDEALQAEGFSVRSCSNGAEALANLTMGNQEPVDLIVLDLMLPGLGGLDVCRQLRGNNITTPILVISARDSETDRVLGLEVGADDYLVKPFGMRELVARCRALLRRTQQKPQQDEQRSNVLSHDNLCLYPEECRVTRDGQELTLSPKEYKILELFMQHPKRVWSRDQLLEKVWGIDFVGDTKTVDVHIRWLREKIESEPSSPKHIRTVRGFGYRFG; encoded by the coding sequence ATGAGCCAGGTGACAAGCACCGCTTCTATTGCCCCAGTCGGAACAGCCCGCCTACTTGTGGTCGAAGACGATGACTCCATTCGGGAGACCGTTGATGAAGCACTGCAGGCCGAGGGTTTCTCAGTGCGCTCCTGCAGCAATGGCGCCGAGGCCCTGGCCAACCTCACAATGGGCAACCAAGAGCCGGTCGATCTGATCGTGCTCGACCTGATGCTGCCGGGCCTTGGGGGACTCGACGTTTGTCGCCAGCTACGGGGCAACAACATCACCACTCCAATCCTGGTGATTAGCGCCCGCGACAGCGAAACCGACCGCGTGCTCGGGCTCGAAGTCGGAGCTGACGACTATCTGGTCAAACCGTTCGGCATGCGCGAACTGGTGGCCCGGTGCCGCGCACTATTGCGCCGCACGCAGCAGAAGCCCCAACAGGATGAGCAGCGCTCCAATGTGCTGTCTCACGACAACCTCTGTCTTTACCCGGAGGAGTGTCGCGTCACCCGCGACGGTCAAGAGCTGACGCTTTCACCGAAGGAATACAAGATCCTCGAATTGTTTATGCAACACCCAAAACGGGTGTGGAGCCGCGACCAGCTGCTCGAAAAGGTGTGGGGGATTGATTTCGTTGGTGACACCAAGACAGTGGATGTCCATATCCGTTGGCTGCGCGAAAAGATCGAGTCGGAACCCTCCTCTCCCAAACACATCCGAACCGTGCGTGGCTTCGGGTATCGCTTCGGCTAG
- a CDS encoding cell wall metabolism sensor histidine kinase WalK codes for MSASLGLGLLCGAALGSALTAVLHRREQQAQQRSAHRLRDHQPINTGQLLAWIDDATQGWLVLKPDLSIAYINGKAERLLRIPRHTLIRGQQLEDVLKVDRIHEAIVSVRHQQRPQRIEWDMRGDPLETVVLPGSEEWILLLIQSRQSLEAQQQQQERWVSDVAHELKTPLTALMLVSDRLETAVQDSDLVLVQRLQKELRRLQLLVEDLLELSRLENSLPIDSSAYSPLVLSELVGSAWSSVRPLAEQRNISLTIQGEATALLRGDQPKLHRAILNLLDNALRYSPEGGQVEVDIQPSGGWWLLAVRDHGQGLSEPDLEQMFHRFYRGDPSRARSNRSGSGLGLAIVQQIAVNHGGRVQARNHPEGGASMELLLPRYAASR; via the coding sequence ATGTCTGCAAGCCTGGGACTGGGGCTGCTGTGCGGTGCTGCACTGGGCAGCGCACTCACCGCCGTCCTTCACCGCCGCGAGCAACAGGCACAACAGCGCTCCGCCCATCGCCTGCGGGATCACCAGCCAATTAACACCGGGCAATTGCTGGCCTGGATTGATGACGCCACCCAGGGTTGGTTGGTGCTCAAACCCGATCTGAGCATCGCCTACATCAACGGCAAAGCCGAACGGCTGCTTCGCATTCCTCGCCACACCCTGATTCGCGGTCAGCAACTTGAGGATGTTCTGAAGGTGGATCGCATTCACGAGGCCATCGTGAGCGTCCGCCATCAGCAGCGACCGCAACGCATCGAATGGGACATGCGAGGTGATCCGCTCGAAACCGTGGTGCTGCCAGGTTCCGAGGAATGGATCCTGCTGCTGATTCAGAGCCGGCAGTCGCTCGAAGCCCAGCAACAACAACAGGAGCGCTGGGTCAGTGATGTGGCCCATGAGCTCAAAACACCGCTCACAGCTCTCATGCTGGTGAGCGATCGCTTGGAAACCGCCGTCCAAGACAGCGACCTTGTGCTGGTGCAACGTCTGCAGAAGGAATTGCGTCGCCTGCAACTACTTGTTGAAGATCTGCTCGAGCTGTCCCGGCTCGAAAACAGTCTGCCGATCGATAGCAGCGCCTACAGCCCTCTTGTGCTCAGCGAACTCGTCGGAAGCGCTTGGAGCAGCGTCCGCCCCTTGGCGGAACAACGGAACATCAGCTTGACGATCCAAGGCGAAGCGACGGCCCTGTTGCGGGGAGATCAGCCCAAACTGCATCGCGCCATCCTCAACCTGCTCGACAACGCCCTGCGCTATTCACCAGAAGGGGGGCAGGTGGAGGTGGACATTCAACCCAGCGGGGGTTGGTGGCTTCTAGCCGTCCGCGACCACGGCCAAGGTTTAAGTGAGCCCGATCTCGAGCAGATGTTCCATCGCTTTTACCGGGGAGACCCCTCGCGAGCCCGCTCCAACCGCAGCGGCAGCGGTCTGGGCCTGGCGATCGTGCAACAGATTGCCGTGAACCATGGTGGTCGCGTGCAGGCACGCAACCATCCCGAAGGAGGAGCCAGCATGGAACTGTTGCTTCCCCGATATGCGGCGAGCCGTTAA
- a CDS encoding pseudouridine synthase, with amino-acid sequence MAERTGGETVKAERLQKLIAAAGVCSRRHAEELLRAGRVKVNDRMAQLGDRAEPGLDRITIDGTPLPANDPPRLLLLNKPRGVISSCQDPQGRPIVLDLVPKHLRRGLHPVGRLDAESRGALLLTNQGELTLQLTHPRYSHAKTYRVWVQGRPSHGALEHWRRGLRLDQRLTQPAEVRELHHNANRTLLEVVLREGRNRQIRRVAELLGHPVLDLQRTAIATVVLGSLQEGRWRELTEGEWRALTRPSR; translated from the coding sequence GTGGCGGAGCGAACCGGAGGGGAGACGGTCAAGGCAGAGCGCCTGCAAAAACTGATCGCCGCTGCGGGGGTCTGCTCAAGGCGCCATGCCGAAGAGTTGCTCCGAGCAGGGCGCGTGAAGGTCAATGACCGCATGGCCCAGCTGGGCGACCGTGCTGAGCCCGGCCTTGACCGCATCACCATCGACGGCACCCCCTTGCCGGCCAACGATCCACCGCGCCTGCTGCTGCTGAACAAACCGCGTGGGGTGATCAGCAGCTGCCAAGACCCCCAAGGACGGCCGATCGTGCTGGATCTGGTGCCCAAGCACCTGCGCCGCGGCCTGCATCCTGTCGGACGGCTTGATGCCGAAAGCCGGGGAGCCCTGCTGCTCACCAACCAGGGTGAGCTCACTCTTCAACTCACGCATCCCCGTTACTCCCATGCCAAGACCTATCGGGTCTGGGTCCAAGGACGTCCATCCCATGGGGCCCTCGAGCACTGGCGCCGCGGCCTGCGTCTGGATCAACGACTCACCCAACCCGCGGAGGTGCGCGAGCTCCACCACAACGCCAACCGCACCCTGCTGGAGGTGGTGCTTCGTGAGGGACGCAACCGCCAGATCCGCCGTGTGGCCGAATTGCTCGGCCATCCAGTGCTCGATCTGCAACGCACGGCGATCGCAACCGTCGTTCTCGGTTCGCTGCAAGAGGGTCGCTGGCGCGAGCTGACCGAGGGAGAATGGCGTGCATTGACCCGCCCGTCTCGATGA
- a CDS encoding helix-turn-helix transcriptional regulator, giving the protein MRFPRLWPRRGTSSSSSGLAPETGDPISPLQHAGQLLKERREQRGLSMRELSREIRITTPVLEALERGWSDRLPEAAYLGTMLTQLETHLELEPGSLHGALPAGKASRMQGQTSGNRRFTLGSIDILSTWQGSVVYAAVILGTLMALNQQQRYLALRNSEQLEPIPPSAEDLQISSPQSALNPGIAGLRPLEDSRRKPLKHWLPAAADGNAASASPVPAIGLLQLRLSQPSTITLSSAGGDRSELTGSTGELTLQLQSPVRLKVTPPPKEEDQVLWDGLPQTALNGQAGSYRLPQREPRSP; this is encoded by the coding sequence ATGAGATTTCCCAGGCTTTGGCCGCGGCGTGGTACGTCTTCATCCAGCAGCGGACTGGCCCCTGAAACCGGCGACCCGATCAGTCCCCTCCAGCACGCGGGCCAGTTGCTCAAGGAACGGCGCGAGCAGCGCGGGCTGAGCATGCGCGAACTCTCCCGCGAGATCCGCATCACAACTCCAGTGCTGGAAGCCCTCGAACGGGGCTGGAGCGACCGTCTGCCAGAAGCGGCCTATCTGGGCACGATGCTGACCCAACTCGAGACCCATCTGGAGCTTGAGCCCGGCAGTCTCCATGGCGCCTTGCCCGCCGGCAAAGCGAGCCGAATGCAAGGTCAGACCAGCGGAAACCGCCGCTTCACCCTGGGAAGTATCGACATCCTCAGCACCTGGCAGGGAAGCGTGGTCTACGCCGCGGTGATCCTCGGCACGCTGATGGCGCTCAACCAACAGCAGCGCTATCTGGCGCTGCGCAACAGTGAGCAACTGGAGCCGATTCCCCCCAGCGCTGAAGACCTGCAAATCAGCAGCCCTCAGAGCGCCCTCAACCCTGGGATTGCTGGCTTGCGCCCCCTTGAAGACTCCCGGCGCAAACCCCTGAAGCACTGGCTGCCGGCAGCGGCTGATGGCAACGCTGCATCAGCGTCACCGGTTCCAGCGATCGGACTGCTGCAGCTGAGGCTCAGCCAACCGAGCACGATCACCCTGAGCAGTGCCGGTGGGGATCGCAGCGAGCTCACCGGAAGCACAGGTGAGCTCACCCTTCAGCTCCAGAGCCCAGTCAGATTGAAGGTGACCCCGCCCCCCAAAGAGGAGGACCAAGTGCTTTGGGATGGCCTCCCGCAGACAGCCCTCAACGGTCAAGCAGGCAGCTACCGCCTGCCCCAGAGAGAGCCCCGTTCGCCGTAG
- the malQ gene encoding 4-alpha-glucanotransferase — protein sequence MLSASRSSSVEAASQRGIGVLLHPTALPDSPVCGGFGAVARAWLTSLARHGISVWQVLPVAPTDGTGSPYSSPSSFAINPWLLDAQDLVDQGFLPCEAMGALPGQDQTAGDAGLDCALAEQRADALAVALQLAWPLQSAERHAAFARWCSAQASWLEDHVMFMELRRQHQGQPWWQWPLGLARHRRAALRRWAARHQQALEAQRLVQWHLDQQWQALRAMADQLGVRIFGDLPFYVARDSADVWSHRSLFSIQRDGTLTTQSGVPPDYFSATGQLWGTPVYRWWRHRLTRFRWWRARLRRQWQLFDLLRLDHFRALAAYWAVPGGDDTAARGVWTPSPGQSLLRKLKADAGGRLPMVAEDLGVVTADVEALRDHFGLPGMKILQFAFDGNPENPYLPANIHGDRWVVYTGTHDNPTTIGWWRDLDAPARERVMAVVGGEIHAPGWQLLELGLASSSGLVITPVQDLLHLDDSARFNTPGTVGERNWSWRLPGLDQRLDDALRGYGERGSLWGRR from the coding sequence ATGCTGTCTGCGTCCCGTTCGTCATCGGTCGAAGCTGCCTCGCAGCGAGGGATTGGTGTCCTGTTGCATCCCACCGCATTGCCGGACAGTCCGGTTTGCGGTGGATTCGGGGCTGTGGCAAGAGCCTGGCTGACCTCTTTGGCGCGTCACGGCATCTCGGTGTGGCAGGTGTTGCCCGTGGCGCCCACGGATGGCACCGGATCCCCTTACAGCTCCCCGTCCAGTTTTGCGATCAACCCCTGGCTGCTGGATGCCCAGGATCTTGTCGATCAGGGCTTTTTGCCGTGTGAGGCGATGGGCGCCCTACCTGGTCAAGACCAGACCGCAGGGGATGCAGGCTTGGATTGCGCGTTGGCGGAACAACGGGCCGATGCGTTGGCGGTTGCTTTGCAGTTGGCATGGCCCTTGCAGTCCGCGGAGCGCCATGCTGCTTTTGCCCGATGGTGTTCCGCTCAGGCCAGCTGGCTTGAGGACCACGTGATGTTCATGGAGCTGCGTCGTCAGCATCAGGGGCAGCCCTGGTGGCAGTGGCCGTTGGGGTTGGCGCGGCATCGACGCGCTGCGTTACGCCGCTGGGCGGCACGCCATCAGCAGGCTCTCGAAGCCCAGCGGCTGGTGCAGTGGCATTTGGATCAGCAGTGGCAGGCTCTGCGCGCCATGGCGGATCAGCTGGGTGTGCGCATCTTTGGTGATCTTCCCTTCTATGTCGCGCGGGACAGCGCCGATGTCTGGAGTCATCGCAGCCTGTTCTCCATCCAGAGAGACGGAACGCTGACAACCCAGAGCGGTGTGCCGCCGGATTACTTTTCCGCCACCGGACAGCTGTGGGGCACCCCGGTCTACCGCTGGTGGCGCCATCGGTTGACGCGTTTTCGTTGGTGGCGTGCCCGCTTGCGGCGCCAGTGGCAGCTTTTTGATCTCTTGCGGCTGGATCATTTCCGTGCTTTGGCTGCCTATTGGGCGGTGCCTGGTGGCGACGACACCGCAGCGCGGGGGGTGTGGACGCCGTCTCCCGGCCAGTCGCTCTTGCGCAAGCTCAAGGCGGATGCGGGAGGCCGATTGCCGATGGTGGCGGAAGATTTGGGCGTGGTGACCGCGGATGTAGAGGCCTTACGCGATCACTTTGGGCTGCCGGGCATGAAGATCCTGCAGTTCGCCTTCGATGGCAATCCGGAGAATCCCTATCTTCCCGCCAACATTCATGGGGATCGTTGGGTCGTCTACACCGGCACCCATGACAACCCCACCACCATCGGCTGGTGGCGTGATCTGGATGCCCCGGCCAGGGAGCGGGTGATGGCCGTTGTCGGGGGCGAGATCCATGCCCCGGGTTGGCAATTGCTGGAGCTGGGGTTGGCGAGTAGTTCCGGGTTGGTGATCACGCCGGTGCAGGATTTGCTCCACCTCGACGATTCAGCACGCTTCAACACCCCCGGCACCGTGGGGGAGCGCAATTGGAGCTGGCGGTTGCCTGGCTTGGATCAGCGTCTTGATGATGCGCTTCGCGGCTACGGCGAACGGGGCTCTCTCTGGGGCAGGCGGTAG